A single window of Sneathiella limimaris DNA harbors:
- a CDS encoding LysR family transcriptional regulator, translating into MNRNIDIQLLRTFRTVAATGNMTQSSALLNLTQGAVSQQVRRLEDQLGCQLFKRQKDGMHLTAEGDRLFARSQDLIRLNDQIWNDMTEPEFKGELTLGVPLDLVEGSLPQTLRLFADQFPDVNITLIAAPTLELQRHFQDGKLDITLMEELPSALTGETLFKDQLVWIAARGSKIRQQNPLPLSIASNDCVFRLPTITALDQAGRKWKRVYESNNIDAVQAMIQMDMAVGIFLKTLVPPKLDWFKSGDGFPVLPEFHITLSVAESRQKDLANHLADFIRRGFTLKQAA; encoded by the coding sequence ATGAACCGAAATATTGATATCCAACTGCTCAGAACCTTTAGAACCGTTGCAGCAACCGGGAACATGACCCAGTCAAGTGCACTTCTCAATCTCACGCAGGGTGCTGTTAGTCAGCAGGTTCGAAGACTTGAAGATCAATTAGGCTGTCAGCTTTTCAAGCGTCAAAAGGACGGAATGCACCTAACCGCGGAGGGAGATCGGCTTTTTGCCCGATCACAGGATCTAATTCGTCTTAACGATCAGATCTGGAACGATATGACAGAACCAGAGTTTAAGGGAGAGCTGACTTTAGGCGTTCCCTTGGATTTGGTTGAAGGAAGCCTACCGCAAACTTTGAGATTATTCGCCGACCAGTTTCCAGATGTGAATATTACCCTAATTGCCGCGCCAACACTGGAACTACAAAGACATTTTCAGGATGGAAAACTCGATATTACCTTGATGGAAGAGCTACCTTCAGCCCTAACCGGTGAAACTCTCTTTAAGGACCAGCTTGTCTGGATTGCGGCGAGAGGCAGTAAAATCAGGCAACAGAACCCGCTCCCGCTCTCCATTGCCAGCAATGACTGCGTTTTTCGGTTACCAACAATTACTGCCCTGGATCAGGCGGGTAGAAAATGGAAACGAGTCTATGAAAGCAACAATATCGATGCCGTACAAGCAATGATCCAGATGGATATGGCCGTCGGAATCTTTTTAAAAACCCTGGTTCCACCAAAACTTGATTGGTTTAAAAGCGGAGACGGATTTCCGGTGCTTCCTGAGTTTCATATCACGTTATCCGTTGCAGAAAGTCGGCAAAAAGACCTTGCCAATCACCTTGCCGACTTTATTCGCCGTGGATTTACTCTCAAGCAAGCTGCCTGA
- a CDS encoding aldehyde dehydrogenase has translation MKNVDLLINGSSQEAAGGAFFERQNPITGEVATRAAAATVEDALKAADAAAMAFPEWSETSPKGRREVLLSAADALKSRSDQIVEAMANEIGATTAWAMFNVGLAADMLVEAAAMTTQISGEIIPSNRPGSLAMAVRQPVGVVLSIAPWNAPVILGVRSIAMPLACGNSVVMKTSEICPNTHMQILEALTEGGLPNGVLNGISNAPETASEIVEALIAHRAVRRINFTGSTRVGKLIAETAGRHLKPALLELGGKAPAVILDDADLDHAVAAVAFGAYMNQGQICMSTERVIVDEAIADPFVEKLTEKVRTLKAGDPREGKTPLGSVVDKTAAQRIQELITDAVDKGAVVLAGGVVDGTIIGATLLDRVSPSMRIYREETFGPVACIYRAGSVDEAVRIANDTEYGLSASVFGQNAMRAMSVAQRIESGICHINGPTVHDEAQMPFGGMKESGYGRFGGKAGIDQFTELRWMTIQDGPLHFPI, from the coding sequence ATGAAAAACGTTGATCTCTTAATTAATGGCTCCTCCCAGGAAGCAGCTGGCGGTGCGTTTTTTGAGCGCCAAAACCCAATCACTGGCGAGGTGGCGACGCGAGCCGCAGCCGCGACGGTGGAAGATGCCTTAAAAGCAGCCGACGCTGCAGCCATGGCATTTCCAGAGTGGTCAGAAACATCACCAAAAGGCCGTCGGGAAGTTTTGTTGAGCGCAGCTGACGCCTTAAAGTCCAGATCCGACCAAATTGTCGAGGCTATGGCCAACGAAATTGGGGCTACCACCGCTTGGGCCATGTTCAATGTTGGACTGGCAGCTGATATGCTGGTTGAAGCAGCTGCTATGACCACCCAGATTTCCGGGGAGATTATTCCGTCGAACCGCCCGGGAAGTCTCGCTATGGCTGTTCGTCAGCCCGTTGGGGTTGTTCTGTCCATTGCACCATGGAATGCACCTGTGATCCTTGGGGTAAGATCCATCGCCATGCCGCTGGCTTGCGGAAATAGCGTGGTGATGAAAACTTCTGAGATTTGCCCGAATACTCATATGCAGATCCTGGAGGCTTTGACGGAAGGTGGTCTTCCAAACGGTGTGCTTAACGGGATATCGAATGCACCTGAGACAGCATCCGAAATTGTTGAAGCATTGATTGCACACCGGGCAGTAAGACGGATAAATTTCACGGGCTCAACCCGTGTTGGAAAATTGATTGCTGAAACAGCAGGTCGTCATCTCAAGCCTGCTTTGTTGGAGCTGGGCGGTAAGGCGCCTGCCGTTATTCTGGACGATGCAGATCTGGATCATGCTGTCGCGGCAGTGGCGTTTGGCGCTTACATGAACCAGGGTCAGATTTGTATGTCTACCGAACGGGTTATTGTGGATGAAGCCATTGCTGATCCCTTTGTCGAAAAACTAACCGAAAAAGTCCGAACCCTGAAAGCTGGCGATCCACGTGAAGGAAAAACACCTCTTGGGTCTGTCGTAGACAAAACGGCCGCACAACGTATTCAGGAACTGATTACTGATGCGGTGGACAAAGGTGCTGTTGTGCTGGCCGGCGGTGTTGTGGATGGAACGATTATTGGGGCTACCTTGCTGGATCGGGTCTCTCCCTCCATGAGAATTTATCGTGAGGAAACCTTTGGACCAGTTGCCTGTATCTATCGGGCGGGCAGTGTCGATGAAGCCGTTCGGATTGCCAATGACACCGAATATGGATTGTCAGCCTCTGTTTTTGGTCAAAATGCCATGCGGGCTATGTCGGTAGCTCAGCGCATTGAAAGCGGGATCTGTCATATCAATGGTCCGACTGTACATGATGAAGCTCAGATGCCTTTCGGTGGTATGAAGGAGTCTGGTTATGGTCGTTTTGGGGGTAAGGCTGGAATTGATCAGTTTACGGAGCTTCGCTGGATGACCATTCAGGATGGGCCGTTACATTTCCCGATTTAA
- a CDS encoding ABC transporter ATP-binding protein, with amino-acid sequence MLNLSGLSLSYGKHLALDNVSFELAVGETIVILGSNGAGKSSLLKALSGLEAYSDNTRISFDGVDLTNMAAHQRVDLGLSLVPEGRGLFPALSVEDNLLLGANTRNGRAREKENKAYVFDLFPKLKARASQLVGTMSGGEQQMVAIARALMSAPKLLMLDEPSLGLAPIVVNELFETLKSIRASGVSMLIVEQNVQASLGVADRGYVMETGRIVGEGSAQELLSDPNLEKAYLGTSAEI; translated from the coding sequence ATGCTTAATCTTTCAGGTTTATCCTTATCCTATGGAAAGCATTTGGCGCTGGACAATGTGTCGTTTGAGCTGGCGGTAGGTGAAACCATCGTGATCCTGGGTTCAAACGGGGCTGGAAAAAGTTCACTTCTAAAAGCGTTATCCGGGCTGGAAGCCTATTCCGACAATACTCGTATATCGTTCGATGGGGTAGACTTAACGAATATGGCAGCTCATCAGCGAGTGGATCTCGGGCTCTCCCTAGTGCCTGAGGGAAGGGGGTTATTTCCAGCTCTTTCCGTAGAAGACAATCTTTTACTCGGCGCGAATACCCGCAATGGTCGAGCACGTGAAAAAGAGAATAAAGCCTATGTGTTTGACTTGTTTCCCAAGCTGAAAGCAAGGGCAAGTCAACTGGTTGGGACTATGTCTGGCGGTGAGCAGCAGATGGTTGCGATTGCACGTGCGCTGATGTCTGCTCCAAAGCTTCTAATGCTGGATGAACCGAGCCTTGGTCTTGCTCCTATCGTTGTGAACGAATTGTTCGAAACCTTGAAATCAATCCGTGCGTCCGGGGTTTCCATGCTCATCGTCGAACAAAATGTCCAAGCCAGTCTTGGTGTTGCGGATCGAGGGTATGTCATGGAAACAGGTCGCATTGTCGGAGAGGGGAGTGCGCAAGAGCTTCTCTCAGATCCAAATTTGGAAAAAGCCTATCTCGGAACCTCTGCTGAAATTTAA